A window of the Streptomyces sp. JB150 genome harbors these coding sequences:
- the ftsE gene encoding cell division ATP-binding protein FtsE: MIRFDNVSKVYPKQTRPALRDVSLEVEKGEFVFLVGSSGSGKSTFLRLILREERASQGQVHVLGKDLARLSNWKVPHMRRQLGTVFQDFRLLPNKTVAENVAFAQEVIGKSRGEIRKSVPQVLELVGLGGKEDRMPGELSGGEQQRVAIARAFVNRPKLLIADEPTGNLDPQTSVGIMKLLDRINRTGTTVVMATHDQNIVDQMRKRVIELEKGRLVRDQARGVYGYQH, encoded by the coding sequence GTGATCCGATTCGACAATGTCTCCAAGGTCTACCCCAAGCAGACCCGCCCGGCCCTCAGGGACGTCTCCCTGGAGGTCGAGAAGGGCGAGTTCGTGTTCCTCGTGGGGTCCTCCGGCTCCGGAAAGTCCACCTTCCTGCGGCTGATCCTCCGCGAGGAGCGGGCCAGCCAGGGACAGGTGCACGTCCTGGGCAAGGACCTCGCCCGCCTCTCCAACTGGAAGGTGCCGCACATGCGCCGCCAGCTGGGGACGGTCTTCCAGGACTTCCGGCTGCTGCCGAACAAGACCGTCGCCGAGAACGTGGCCTTCGCCCAGGAGGTCATCGGCAAGTCCCGCGGCGAGATCCGCAAGTCCGTGCCGCAGGTGCTCGAGCTGGTCGGCCTCGGCGGCAAGGAGGACCGGATGCCGGGCGAGCTGTCCGGCGGTGAGCAGCAGCGCGTCGCCATCGCGCGGGCCTTCGTCAACCGGCCCAAACTGCTGATCGCCGACGAGCCCACCGGCAACCTCGACCCGCAGACCTCCGTCGGCATCATGAAACTGCTCGACCGGATCAACCGCACCGGTACGACCGTCGTGATGGCCACGCACGACCAGAACATCGTGGACCAGATGCGCAAGCGCGTCATCGAGCTGGAGAAGGGCCGCCTCGTCCGCGACCAGGCCCGCGGCGTCTACGGCTACCAGCACTGA
- the prfB gene encoding peptide chain release factor 2, which produces MAVVDVSEELKSLSSTMESIEAVLDLDKMRADIAVLEEQAAAPSLWDNPDEAQKITSKLSHLQAEVRKAEALRSRIDDLAVLFEMAEEEDDPDTRAEAESELAAVKKALDEMEVRTLLSGEYDSREALVNIRAEAGGVDAADFAEKLQRMYLRWAEQRGYKTELIETSYAEEAGIKSTTFAVQAPYAYGTLSVEQGTHRLVRISPFDNQGRRQTSFAGVEVLPVVEQSDHVDIDESDLRIDVYRSSGPGGQGVNTTDSAVRITHIPTGIVVSCQNERSQIQNKATAMNVLQAKLLERRRQEEQAKMDALKGDGGNSWGNQMRSYVLHPYQMVKDLRTEYEVGNPEAVFNGEIDGFLEAGIRWRKQQEK; this is translated from the coding sequence GTGGCAGTCGTCGATGTATCCGAAGAGCTCAAGTCCCTCTCCTCGACCATGGAGTCGATCGAGGCCGTTCTGGACCTCGACAAGATGAGGGCAGACATCGCCGTGCTCGAGGAGCAGGCGGCCGCGCCGTCCCTGTGGGACAACCCGGACGAGGCGCAGAAGATCACCAGCAAGCTCTCCCACCTCCAGGCGGAGGTGAGGAAGGCCGAAGCCCTGCGCTCGCGGATCGACGATCTCGCCGTGCTCTTCGAGATGGCCGAGGAGGAGGACGACCCGGACACCCGTGCCGAGGCCGAGTCCGAGCTGGCCGCCGTCAAGAAGGCGCTGGACGAGATGGAGGTGCGCACGCTCCTGTCCGGCGAGTACGACTCCCGTGAGGCGCTCGTCAACATCCGCGCCGAGGCGGGCGGCGTCGACGCCGCCGACTTCGCCGAGAAGCTCCAGCGGATGTACCTGCGCTGGGCCGAGCAGCGCGGCTACAAGACGGAGCTGATCGAGACGTCGTACGCCGAAGAGGCCGGCATCAAGTCGACCACCTTCGCCGTGCAGGCGCCGTACGCCTACGGCACCCTCTCCGTCGAGCAGGGCACCCACCGCCTGGTGCGCATCTCGCCGTTCGACAACCAGGGCCGGCGCCAGACCTCCTTCGCCGGTGTCGAGGTGCTGCCGGTCGTCGAGCAGTCCGACCACGTCGACATCGACGAGTCGGACCTGCGCATCGACGTCTACCGGTCCTCCGGCCCCGGCGGCCAGGGCGTGAACACCACCGACTCCGCGGTGCGCATCACGCACATCCCGACCGGCATCGTCGTCTCCTGCCAGAACGAGCGGTCGCAGATCCAGAACAAGGCCACCGCGATGAACGTCCTCCAGGCCAAGCTGCTGGAGCGGCGCCGCCAGGAGGAGCAGGCCAAGATGGACGCCCTCAAGGGCGACGGCGGCAACTCCTGGGGCAACCAGATGCGTTCGTACGTCCTGCACCCGTACCAGATGGTCAAGGACCTGCGCACGGAGTACGAGGTCGGCAACCCGGAGGCCGTGTTCAACGGCGAGATCGACGGCTTCCTGGAGGCCGGAATTCGCTGGCGCAAGCAGCAGGAGAAGTAA
- a CDS encoding serine/threonine-protein kinase produces MARKIGSRYTANQILGRGSAGTVWLGEGPEGPVAIKLLREDLASDQELVGRFVQERTALLGLDHPNVVSVRDLVVDGNDLALVMDLVRGTDLRTRLERERRLAPEAAVAIVADVADGLAAAHAAGVVHRDVKPENILLDMQSPLGPGGAHRALLTDFGVAKLIDTPQRTRATKVIGTPDYLAPEIVEGLPPRASVDIYALATVLYELLAGFTPFGGGHPGAVLRRHVTETVVPLPGIPEELWQLIVQCLAKAPASRLRASELAARLREQLPTLAGMPPLDVDEPDVDAAEPAEEAPAPAPGAPRPPARQRRGAVSLVPGASPDSNRDTHTSMRVPAPDELAGGAHGTARAPRAAGAPRPGSARNRAATRRRRLTLGAAAVALAAAIGTGTWLATSDDEPGGTPQDTKNSAPEMP; encoded by the coding sequence TTGGCACGGAAGATCGGCAGCCGGTACACCGCGAACCAGATCCTGGGACGGGGCAGCGCCGGCACGGTGTGGCTCGGCGAGGGGCCCGAGGGCCCCGTCGCGATCAAGCTGCTGCGCGAGGATCTGGCGTCCGACCAGGAACTCGTCGGACGCTTCGTCCAGGAGCGGACGGCCCTGCTCGGGCTCGACCACCCGAACGTCGTCTCCGTCCGTGACCTGGTGGTCGACGGCAACGACCTCGCCCTGGTCATGGACCTCGTCCGCGGCACCGACCTGCGCACCCGGCTGGAGCGGGAACGGCGGCTCGCCCCCGAGGCGGCCGTCGCGATCGTCGCCGACGTGGCGGACGGCCTCGCGGCGGCCCACGCGGCCGGGGTCGTGCACCGCGACGTCAAGCCGGAGAACATCCTGCTGGACATGCAGAGCCCGCTCGGACCGGGCGGCGCGCACCGCGCCCTGCTCACCGACTTCGGCGTCGCCAAGCTGATCGACACCCCGCAGCGCACCCGCGCCACCAAGGTCATCGGCACCCCCGACTACCTGGCCCCCGAGATCGTCGAGGGCCTGCCCCCGCGCGCGTCCGTCGACATCTACGCCCTCGCCACCGTCCTCTACGAGCTGCTGGCCGGCTTCACCCCGTTCGGCGGCGGCCATCCGGGCGCGGTGCTGCGCCGCCACGTCACCGAGACCGTGGTCCCGCTCCCCGGCATCCCCGAGGAGCTGTGGCAGCTGATCGTGCAGTGCCTCGCCAAGGCCCCCGCCTCCCGGCTGCGCGCCTCCGAGCTGGCCGCCCGGCTGCGCGAGCAGCTGCCGACCCTGGCCGGGATGCCGCCGCTGGACGTGGACGAGCCGGACGTCGACGCCGCCGAGCCCGCCGAGGAGGCCCCCGCTCCCGCGCCGGGCGCTCCCAGGCCTCCCGCCCGGCAGCGCCGCGGCGCGGTCTCCCTGGTCCCCGGCGCCTCTCCCGACTCCAACCGGGACACCCACACCTCCATGCGGGTCCCCGCCCCCGACGAGCTGGCGGGCGGCGCCCACGGCACCGCTCGCGCCCCCCGCGCCGCCGGAGCCCCCCGCCCCGGCTCCGCCCGCAACCGCGCCGCCACCCGCCGGCGCCGCCTCACCCTGGGCGCCGCCGCCGTGGCCCTCGCCGCCGCCATCGGCACCGGCACCTGGCTCGCCACCTCGGACGACGAGCCGGGCGGAACCCCACAGGACACGAAGAACTCGGCTCCGGAGATGCCGTAG
- a CDS encoding serine/threonine-protein kinase — protein MRPVGSKYLLEEPLGRGATGTVWRARQRETAGAEAAVPGQPGETVAIKVLKEELANDPDVVMRFLRERSVLLRLTHPNIVRVRDLVVEGDLLALVMDLVDGPDLHRYLRENGPFTPVAASLLTAQIADALAASHADGVVHRDLKPANVLLRQDGDRMHPMLTDFGIARLADSPGLTRTSEFVGTPAYVAPESAEGRPQTSAVDVYGAGILLYELVTGRPPFAGSSALEVLHQHLSAEPRRPSTVPEPLWTVIERCLRKNPDERPSAENLARGLRVVAEGVGVHANSAQIAAAENVGALLAPDPAPTAVPGTPGAADPTQVLPHGSAPGAYDPNAATSVLPHTGGPVGAADPTAVLPHTGAADPTAVLPHTGAADPTAVMPPVPPHQAGQGQDPGGQGGEHPWQTQLRAARDRNEQTQVQYLDPSEDPLRRRPQRQVARPQQQPQRPQPGPQQGPQPGYGYPQQQHQQQQPQPYTPRRTPQPQQPPQPQQPQRYAPPAPPEPQRPAREPRPPRQRSANPMRIPGLGCLKGCLFTIVVLFVAGWLIWELSPLQDWIGTGKGYWDQLTDWVGSVADWVGDLVGSGSGSGTGTGSGQ, from the coding sequence GTGCGGCCAGTCGGCAGCAAGTACCTGCTCGAGGAGCCGCTCGGACGCGGCGCCACGGGCACCGTCTGGCGAGCCCGCCAGCGGGAGACCGCGGGCGCCGAGGCGGCCGTGCCCGGACAGCCCGGCGAGACCGTCGCCATCAAGGTCCTCAAGGAGGAGCTGGCGAACGACCCGGATGTCGTGATGCGGTTCCTGCGGGAGCGCTCGGTGCTGCTCCGCCTGACCCATCCCAACATCGTCCGGGTGCGCGACCTGGTCGTCGAGGGCGATCTGCTCGCCCTGGTCATGGACCTCGTCGACGGCCCCGACCTGCACCGCTACCTGCGCGAGAACGGCCCGTTCACGCCGGTCGCCGCGTCCCTGCTCACCGCCCAGATCGCCGACGCCCTCGCCGCCAGCCACGCCGACGGCGTGGTGCACCGCGACCTGAAGCCGGCGAACGTCCTGCTGAGGCAGGACGGCGACCGGATGCACCCGATGCTGACTGACTTCGGCATCGCCCGGCTGGCCGACTCGCCCGGCCTCACTCGCACCAGCGAGTTCGTCGGCACGCCCGCGTACGTGGCGCCGGAGTCCGCAGAAGGCCGCCCGCAGACCTCCGCGGTGGACGTCTACGGCGCGGGCATCCTCCTGTACGAGCTGGTCACCGGCCGCCCCCCGTTCGCCGGCAGCTCCGCCCTGGAGGTGCTGCACCAGCACCTGAGCGCCGAACCGCGCCGCCCCTCCACCGTCCCCGAACCGCTGTGGACGGTCATAGAGCGCTGCCTGCGCAAGAACCCCGACGAGCGCCCCAGCGCCGAGAACCTCGCGCGCGGCCTGCGGGTCGTCGCCGAGGGCGTCGGCGTGCACGCGAACTCCGCGCAGATCGCCGCCGCCGAGAACGTCGGCGCGCTGCTCGCCCCCGACCCGGCCCCCACGGCGGTGCCCGGCACCCCGGGCGCGGCCGACCCCACCCAGGTGCTCCCGCACGGCTCCGCGCCCGGCGCCTACGACCCGAACGCCGCGACCAGCGTGCTCCCGCACACCGGGGGCCCGGTCGGCGCCGCCGACCCCACCGCCGTCCTGCCGCACACCGGCGCCGCCGACCCCACCGCCGTCCTGCCGCACACCGGCGCCGCCGACCCGACGGCCGTCATGCCGCCGGTGCCCCCGCACCAGGCGGGACAGGGTCAGGACCCCGGCGGACAGGGCGGCGAGCATCCCTGGCAGACCCAGCTGCGCGCCGCGCGGGACCGCAACGAGCAGACGCAGGTCCAGTACCTCGACCCCAGCGAGGACCCGCTGCGCCGCCGCCCCCAGCGGCAGGTCGCCCGCCCGCAGCAGCAGCCGCAGCGCCCGCAACCCGGCCCCCAGCAGGGCCCGCAGCCCGGCTACGGCTACCCCCAGCAGCAGCACCAGCAACAGCAGCCGCAGCCGTACACGCCGCGCCGTACCCCTCAGCCCCAGCAGCCCCCCCAGCCGCAGCAGCCGCAGCGGTACGCCCCGCCCGCCCCGCCGGAGCCGCAGCGCCCCGCGCGGGAGCCGCGCCCGCCGCGTCAGCGCAGCGCCAACCCGATGCGCATCCCCGGCCTGGGCTGTCTGAAGGGCTGCCTGTTCACGATCGTCGTCCTGTTCGTGGCCGGCTGGCTGATCTGGGAGCTGAGCCCGCTGCAGGACTGGATCGGCACCGGCAAGGGCTACTGGGACCAGCTCACCGACTGGGTCGGCTCGGTGGCCGACTGGGTCGGCGACCTCGTCGGCTCCGGCTCCGGATCCGGCACCGGGACCGGCTCCGGTCAGTGA
- a CDS encoding FHA domain-containing protein, with product MQIRLTVVDPLGPPSAEARGRAASRDVLVTAPAGTALSAVASALASAVTGDAAQPGPVVLYAGAERLDDRRCTLGEPPLLDGAVLSLGAPADPEPHPEVEDAPARLDVVAGPDAGGVHLLHGGRIEIGRSAAADVPLDDPDVSRLHCAVTLSPDGRVTVADLGSTNGTTLDGTRVGARPVRFTPGALLRLGESALRLAPAGGPGGRLATAPDGEGHVRVAPVSVPMPASVAPSAGLPQAPESHTRADAPAPVAGQRPGPGPAAAQDHAPAGPPVRPPVVPGQGAAPREERGEGTAQGGPAPDRAGTAGNARTPQSVRTDQEDGGRAPRAAEAVPGGRPGRAPGSPAAPLVPPATAQPPLGDGTTHGGRQGVPGLAGAPAAHSDGQPHDADAQRSPQAGRRRGGIGAWARRLTGGRGEPAATDGPTAYDDAGGAPLPAPAAGPRLPETWPDPAALLLTALGPGPRLWERGPGHPEALTVRLGTADRAAPDGSELLPAVPVTADLREAGALGLAGPRPRLAGVARAVLAQLAALHSPTTLEIVLISTDHSRSVADRTAEWSWLGWLPHVRPGHGQDCRLLLAYDREQAATRTDELLRRLDDHLTSVLPAPAADATPARTPADTGQGTAAREPGTAAGHADSGLLPAETDTEAQSALPSGPTGATRAGTGQAYPAPAGAAPADGPQALPGHHLTGGGRTPYPAAGKPGPADRPRAEAPADTDGAAAAPGRPGAAGAAPAGHGPRGGGHGTTHGSTGTHAAVPAPAGDPRAAAQGVPGSPRAGAQGLPGGTPRPGSGSPYASPGGAAPAAGPRHPAVPAGAEPAAAARGCLPAGALPAQAAAPAAPAVQGPADQGPAAAHPAPTAPRTVPDPQRRPSWARHGGSEAGSPGSYTVVVVDGDPGSAGLRDALARLAAEGPRAGIHVVCLAETAPASPASPVTETYEAACAAVPVFRRCGAVALLSGDVATALRLLRVAPAGPVGHGTVATVDAVSPAWAERFARALAPLRPDGTGGERQARVSAPLPQSARLLDELGLARATPASLMARWADAADDTRALGGRAWAVLGAGPRGPACADLAADGPHLLIEGPAGSGRTELLRAIVASLAAAERPDRLGIVLMDGRDTVGTGTAHGDGLRVCTDVPHVTTHLTANDPVRMREFAQSLSAELKRRAELLGRSDFTEWHTGRELAGRMVAQRAGRPAGQAPGRQPGPKPGLGTAHGTGPAAEHSSGQSAARIPAQTPPQAPGHGTAPGTTGAADLDTPPSSTLRLRPSAARRTADVAPPLPRLVVVVDDLDALVAPPLGSPGRPAAGSVVRALEAVAREGERLGVHLVAAAGPGDRTAESEASRRARLRIVLDAPAAGPDEPAPGRGRLTGADGKVTPFQGGRVTGRIPRTATLRPTVVPLDWHRMGDPPARRPVRELGNGPTDLALLASALERAAREVSASEVPSLL from the coding sequence ATGCAGATCCGGCTGACCGTCGTAGACCCGCTGGGCCCGCCCTCGGCTGAGGCGCGTGGCCGCGCCGCGAGCCGCGACGTGCTGGTCACCGCGCCCGCCGGCACCGCCCTCTCGGCGGTCGCCTCGGCGCTGGCCTCGGCGGTCACCGGCGACGCCGCGCAGCCGGGCCCCGTGGTGCTGTACGCCGGTGCGGAGCGCCTCGACGACCGCCGCTGCACCCTCGGCGAGCCCCCGCTGCTGGACGGCGCCGTGCTCTCCCTGGGCGCGCCCGCCGACCCCGAACCGCACCCCGAGGTGGAGGACGCCCCGGCCCGGCTCGACGTGGTCGCGGGGCCCGACGCGGGCGGGGTCCACCTGCTGCACGGCGGCCGGATCGAGATCGGCCGTTCCGCCGCCGCCGACGTCCCGCTCGACGACCCGGACGTCTCCCGCCTGCACTGCGCGGTGACGCTCTCCCCCGACGGCCGCGTCACCGTCGCCGACCTGGGCTCCACCAACGGCACCACCCTCGACGGCACGCGCGTGGGCGCCCGCCCGGTGCGGTTCACGCCGGGCGCGCTGCTGCGCCTCGGCGAGTCCGCCCTGCGTCTCGCCCCCGCCGGCGGGCCGGGGGGCCGGCTCGCCACGGCACCGGACGGGGAGGGGCACGTGCGCGTGGCGCCCGTGTCCGTGCCCATGCCGGCGTCCGTGGCCCCGTCGGCCGGCCTGCCGCAGGCCCCGGAGAGCCACACCCGCGCGGACGCCCCCGCCCCGGTCGCCGGGCAGCGCCCCGGCCCCGGCCCGGCGGCCGCGCAGGACCACGCCCCCGCCGGGCCGCCCGTACGCCCCCCGGTCGTACCGGGCCAGGGCGCGGCGCCCCGGGAGGAACGGGGCGAGGGCACCGCCCAGGGCGGACCGGCCCCGGACCGCGCGGGGACGGCCGGGAACGCACGGACCCCGCAGAGCGTGCGGACGGACCAGGAGGACGGCGGGCGGGCACCGCGAGCCGCCGAGGCGGTCCCGGGCGGACGCCCCGGCCGTGCGCCCGGCTCCCCGGCCGCCCCGCTCGTGCCGCCCGCGACCGCTCAGCCGCCGCTCGGCGACGGCACCACGCACGGCGGACGGCAGGGCGTGCCCGGCCTCGCGGGCGCACCGGCCGCCCACTCCGACGGGCAGCCCCACGACGCGGACGCGCAGCGGTCGCCGCAGGCCGGGCGCCGGCGCGGCGGTATCGGCGCGTGGGCGCGCCGGCTCACCGGCGGGCGCGGCGAGCCTGCGGCGACGGACGGCCCGACGGCGTACGACGACGCGGGCGGTGCCCCGCTGCCCGCCCCGGCGGCCGGTCCCCGGCTGCCGGAGACCTGGCCGGATCCGGCCGCCCTGCTGCTGACCGCTCTCGGCCCCGGCCCCCGGCTGTGGGAGCGCGGGCCCGGGCATCCGGAGGCGCTGACGGTACGGCTCGGTACGGCCGACCGCGCGGCGCCCGACGGCTCCGAACTGCTGCCCGCCGTGCCCGTGACCGCGGATCTGCGCGAGGCGGGCGCGCTCGGCCTGGCCGGACCGCGCCCGCGGCTCGCCGGGGTGGCCCGCGCGGTGCTGGCACAGCTGGCCGCGCTGCACTCCCCCACGACCCTCGAGATCGTCCTCATCAGCACGGATCACTCGCGCTCGGTGGCCGACCGCACCGCCGAGTGGTCCTGGCTGGGCTGGCTGCCCCACGTCCGCCCCGGCCACGGCCAGGACTGCCGCCTCCTCCTCGCCTACGACCGCGAGCAGGCGGCGACCCGCACCGACGAACTGCTGCGCCGCCTGGACGACCACCTCACGTCCGTGCTCCCGGCGCCGGCAGCCGACGCCACGCCTGCACGGACGCCGGCCGACACCGGCCAGGGCACGGCGGCGCGGGAACCGGGGACGGCGGCGGGTCACGCGGACAGCGGCCTGCTGCCTGCGGAGACGGACACCGAGGCCCAAAGCGCACTGCCGTCCGGCCCGACGGGCGCCACCCGCGCGGGCACCGGTCAGGCGTACCCGGCACCCGCGGGCGCGGCTCCTGCCGACGGCCCGCAGGCCCTCCCCGGCCACCACCTCACGGGCGGCGGCCGTACGCCGTACCCGGCAGCGGGCAAGCCCGGACCGGCCGACCGGCCGCGTGCCGAGGCACCCGCCGACACGGACGGCGCCGCGGCGGCCCCCGGCCGGCCCGGCGCGGCCGGCGCGGCACCGGCCGGGCACGGACCGAGGGGTGGCGGCCACGGGACCACCCATGGCTCGACGGGCACCCACGCGGCGGTGCCCGCCCCGGCAGGCGACCCCCGCGCGGCGGCACAGGGAGTCCCGGGCTCCCCCCGCGCGGGAGCGCAAGGTCTGCCGGGCGGCACGCCCCGCCCGGGCAGCGGCTCGCCCTACGCGTCCCCCGGCGGAGCCGCCCCGGCAGCCGGCCCACGGCACCCCGCCGTACCCGCCGGCGCCGAGCCCGCCGCAGCCGCGCGCGGCTGCCTTCCGGCCGGAGCCCTTCCCGCCCAGGCGGCAGCCCCCGCAGCTCCCGCTGTCCAGGGCCCCGCCGACCAGGGCCCCGCGGCGGCGCACCCCGCTCCCACCGCCCCCCGCACCGTCCCTGATCCGCAGCGGCGGCCCTCCTGGGCGCGGCACGGCGGCTCCGAGGCGGGCTCTCCGGGGTCGTACACGGTCGTCGTCGTGGACGGCGATCCGGGAAGCGCCGGGCTGCGGGACGCGCTCGCGCGGCTGGCGGCGGAGGGACCGCGGGCCGGCATCCATGTGGTGTGCCTCGCGGAGACGGCCCCCGCGTCGCCCGCGTCGCCGGTGACGGAGACGTACGAGGCGGCCTGCGCGGCGGTGCCGGTGTTCCGCCGGTGCGGCGCGGTGGCGTTGCTCAGCGGTGACGTGGCCACGGCGCTGCGGCTGCTGCGGGTGGCCCCGGCGGGGCCGGTCGGGCACGGCACGGTGGCCACCGTCGACGCCGTCTCCCCGGCCTGGGCGGAACGGTTCGCGCGGGCGCTGGCCCCGCTGCGCCCGGACGGCACCGGCGGCGAGCGGCAGGCGCGGGTGTCCGCCCCGCTGCCGCAGTCGGCCCGACTGCTGGACGAGCTGGGCCTCGCCCGGGCCACCCCGGCGTCGCTGATGGCCCGCTGGGCGGACGCGGCCGACGACACGCGCGCGCTCGGCGGACGGGCGTGGGCGGTGCTCGGCGCCGGTCCGCGCGGGCCGGCGTGCGCGGACCTGGCGGCGGACGGCCCGCACCTGCTGATCGAGGGCCCGGCGGGCAGCGGGCGTACGGAGCTGCTGCGGGCGATCGTCGCCTCGCTGGCCGCCGCCGAGCGCCCCGACCGGCTGGGCATCGTCCTGATGGACGGCCGGGACACCGTGGGCACGGGCACCGCGCACGGCGACGGGCTGCGCGTCTGTACGGACGTACCGCACGTCACCACCCACCTCACCGCCAACGACCCGGTGCGCATGCGCGAGTTCGCGCAGTCGCTGAGCGCCGAGCTGAAGCGGCGGGCCGAACTGCTGGGCCGGTCGGACTTCACCGAGTGGCACACCGGCCGTGAGCTGGCGGGCCGGATGGTCGCCCAGCGGGCGGGCCGGCCGGCGGGCCAGGCACCGGGCCGGCAGCCCGGACCGAAACCGGGCCTGGGCACGGCTCACGGCACGGGACCGGCAGCGGAACACTCCTCGGGACAGAGCGCGGCCCGCATTCCGGCACAAACCCCGCCGCAGGCCCCCGGCCACGGCACGGCCCCCGGCACCACCGGCGCCGCCGACCTCGACACCCCGCCCAGTTCCACCCTGCGCCTGCGCCCGAGCGCGGCCCGCCGCACGGCGGACGTCGCGCCGCCGCTGCCGCGGCTCGTGGTGGTCGTGGACGATCTCGACGCGCTGGTTGCGCCCCCGCTCGGCTCGCCGGGACGCCCCGCGGCCGGGTCGGTCGTACGGGCCCTGGAGGCGGTGGCCCGCGAGGGCGAGCGGCTGGGGGTGCACCTCGTGGCGGCGGCCGGCCCGGGCGATCGTACGGCCGAGTCGGAGGCGTCGCGGCGGGCGCGGCTGCGGATCGTGCTGGACGCGCCGGCGGCGGGCCCGGACGAGCCGGCGCCGGGGCGCGGGCGGCTGACCGGCGCGGACGGGAAGGTCACGCCGTTCCAGGGCGGCCGGGTCACGGGGCGGATCCCGCGCACGGCGACCCTGCGGCCGACGGTCGTGCCGCTGGACTGGCACCGCATGGGCGACCCGCCGGCCCGCCGCCCGGTACGCGAGCTGGGCAACGGGCCGACGGACCTGGCGCTGCTGGCGAGCGCGCTGGAGCGGGCGGCCCGGGAGGTGTCGGCGTCGGAGGTGCCGTCCCTGCTGTGA
- a CDS encoding ABC transporter substrate-binding protein — translation MHSESSTSRTTTRRAARIAAALLAGALTLTACGGEDEKDSPTEGGGDATKTTATVKLPKLDGESLEVAAVWTGPEQANFKKVLAEFEKRTGAKVTFVPAQDPIINFLGSKIAGGQPPDIAMLPQPGAIKQAVDKGWAKPLGAEAQAELEKNFSPGWQEIGQVDGKQYGVYYKAANKSLIWYNTQVFENAGAQEPGTWDELLTTAQTIYDSGVTPFSVGGADGWTLTDWFENVYLSQAGPEKYDQLAEHEIKWTDPSVKEALTTLAQIWGKQEYLAGGASGALQTEFPASVTQTFTGGDQPKAGMVYEGDFVQVNIAETEAKVGTDAKVFPFPAVGDTAPVVSGGDAAVILEDSKAAQALATFLASPDAATIQAKLGGYLSPNKNVDPKAYPNAVQQEMAKSLIAAGDDFRFDMSDQAPQAFGGTPGKGEWKALQDFLKNPKDVAGAQRKLEADAAAAYGN, via the coding sequence ATGCACAGCGAGAGCAGCACCAGCCGGACGACGACACGCAGGGCGGCGCGGATCGCCGCGGCCCTGCTCGCGGGAGCGCTCACGCTCACCGCGTGTGGCGGCGAGGACGAGAAGGACAGCCCGACCGAGGGCGGGGGCGACGCCACGAAGACCACCGCCACTGTCAAACTCCCCAAGCTCGACGGCGAGTCCCTGGAGGTCGCCGCCGTCTGGACCGGCCCGGAGCAGGCCAATTTCAAGAAGGTGCTCGCGGAGTTCGAGAAGCGCACGGGCGCGAAGGTCACCTTCGTCCCCGCGCAGGACCCGATCATCAACTTCCTCGGCTCGAAGATCGCCGGCGGTCAGCCGCCGGACATCGCGATGCTGCCGCAGCCCGGCGCGATCAAGCAGGCCGTGGACAAGGGCTGGGCGAAGCCGCTGGGCGCGGAGGCGCAGGCGGAGCTGGAGAAGAACTTCTCGCCGGGCTGGCAGGAGATCGGCCAGGTCGACGGCAAGCAGTACGGCGTCTACTACAAGGCCGCCAACAAGTCTCTGATCTGGTACAACACGCAGGTCTTCGAGAACGCGGGCGCGCAGGAGCCGGGGACCTGGGACGAACTGCTGACCACCGCGCAGACCATCTACGACTCGGGTGTCACCCCGTTCTCCGTCGGCGGCGCCGACGGCTGGACGCTGACCGACTGGTTCGAGAACGTGTACCTCTCGCAGGCGGGCCCGGAGAAGTACGACCAGCTGGCCGAGCACGAGATCAAGTGGACGGACCCCTCCGTGAAGGAGGCGCTGACCACGCTCGCGCAGATCTGGGGCAAGCAGGAGTACCTGGCGGGCGGCGCGAGCGGCGCGCTGCAGACCGAGTTCCCGGCGTCCGTCACCCAGACCTTCACCGGCGGCGACCAGCCCAAGGCGGGCATGGTGTACGAGGGTGACTTCGTGCAGGTCAACATCGCCGAGACGGAGGCGAAGGTCGGCACCGACGCGAAGGTTTTCCCCTTCCCCGCCGTCGGTGACACCGCGCCCGTCGTCTCGGGCGGCGACGCGGCGGTGATCCTGGAGGACTCCAAGGCCGCGCAGGCGCTGGCGACCTTCCTGGCCTCCCCGGACGCGGCGACCATCCAGGCGAAGCTCGGCGGCTACCTGTCGCCGAACAAGAACGTCGACCCGAAGGCCTATCCGAACGCGGTGCAGCAGGAGATGGCCAAGTCGCTGATCGCGGCCGGTGACGACTTCCGCTTCGACATGTCCGACCAGGCCCCGCAGGCCTTCGGCGGCACGCCCGGCAAGGGCGAGTGGAAGGCGTTGCAGGACTTCCTGAAGAACCCGAAGGACGTCGCGGGCGCCCAGCGCAAGCTGGAGGCCGACGCGGCCGCGGCGTACGGGAACTGA